The following are encoded together in the Glycine max cultivar Williams 82 chromosome 8, Glycine_max_v4.0, whole genome shotgun sequence genome:
- the LOC100803002 gene encoding zinc finger protein BRUTUS isoform X4: MATPLDGGGVAVLPNSVNKVDSSSALIGGLKCSKPESPILIFLFFHKAIRNELDALHRLAIAFATGNRSDIKPLSERYHFLSSMYRHHCNAEDEVIFPALDIRVKNVAQTYSLEHKGESNLFDHLFELLNSSINNDESFPRELASCTGALQTSVSQHMAKEEEQVVFSWMEGRSSINTIETCVNHSQVQCSSRSLTHQVEKVNCACESTTTGKRKHSESMIDVSDTTGTHPIDEILLWHNAIKKELSEIAVEARNIQHSGDFTNLSAFNERFQFIAEVCIFHSIAEDKVIFSAVDGEFSFFQEHAEEESQFKDFRHLIESIQSEGASSNSDVEFYSKLCTHADHIMETIQRHFHNEEVQVLPLARKHFSFRRQCELLYQSLCMMPLKLIERVLPWLVGSLTQDEAKMFQRNMQLAAPATDSALVTLFCGWACKARNEGLCLSSGASGCCPAQRLSDIEENIGWPSCACASALSNSHVLAESGGNNRPVKRNISELHKNEDLPETSEAEDIQKQCCSARPCCVPGLGVSSNNLGLSSLSTAKSLRSLSFSSSAPSLNSSLFIWETESSSCNVGSTQRPIDTIFKFHKAIRKDLEYLDVESGKLSDGDETILRQFNGRFRLLWGLYRAHSNAEDEIVFPALESKEALHNVSHSYMLDHKQEEQLFEDISCVLSEFSVLHEALQMTHMSDNLTESNFGTSDANNSDDIKKYNELATKLQGMCKSIRVTLDQHLFREECELWPLFGRHFTVEEQDKIVGRIIGTTGAEVLQSMLPWVTSALTQDEQNKMMDTWKQATKNTMFNEWLSECWKESPVSTAQTETSDHITSQRGAEYQESLDHNDQMFKPGWKDIFRMNQNELESEIRKVYRDSTLDPRRKAYLVQNLMTSRWIAAQQKSPKALSEGSSNSVEIEGLSPSFRDPGKHVFGCEHYKRNCKLRAACCGKLFTCRFCHDNVRDHSMDRKATSEMMCMRCLNIQPIGPLCITPSCNGFSMAKYYCNICKFFDDERNVYHCPFCNLCRVGQGLGIDYFHCMKCNCCLGIKSSSHKCLEKGLEMNCPICCDDLFTSSATVRALPCGHYMHSACFQAYTCSHYTCPICSKSLGDMAVYFGMLDALLAAEELPEEYKDRCQDILCHDCDRKGTSRFHWLYHKCGFCGSYNTRVIKCETSNSSCS, from the exons ATGGCGACGCCGTTGGACGGAGGAGGAGTGGCAGTGCTCCCAAATTCCGTCAACAAGGTTGACTCCTCCTCGGCTCTCATTGGCGGCTTGAAGTGCTCCAAACCGGAGTCGCCAATTTTGATTTTCCTGTTCTTTCACAAAGCGATTCGGAATGAGCTTGACGCGCTGCACCGATTGGCCATCGCATTCGCCACCGGCAACCGCTCCGACATTAAGCCGCTCTCCGAGCGCTACCATTTCCTCAGCTCCATGTACAGGCACCACTGCAATGCTGAAGACGAG GTGATTTTTCCAGCTCTTGATATACGTGTGAAGAATGTAGCACAGACATATTCTCTCGAGCACAAGGGTGAAAGCAACCTTTTTGATCATCTATTTGAGCTTTTAAATTCTTCCATCAATAATGATGAAAGTTTTCCAAGAGAGTTGGCATCCTGCACAGGAGCTTTGCAGACGTCAGTTAGTCAACACATGGCAAAGGAAGAGGAGCAG GTCGTTTTCTCCTGGATGGAAGGAAGAAGTAGCATTAACACAATTGAAACTTGTGTAAATCATTCTCAAGTTCAATGTAGTTCTAGGTCATTAACCCATCAGGTTGAGAAAGTAAACTGTGCTTGTGAATCCACAACAACGGGAAAAAGGAAACATTCTGAATCTATGATAGATGTTTCTGATACCACTGGAACACATCCTATAGATGAAATATTGCTCTGGCataatgcaataaaaaaagagttaagtGAGATAGCAGTGGAGGCCAGAAATATACAGCACTCTGGAGATTTTACTAATCTATCTGCTTTTAACGAAAGATTTCAATTCATAGCTGAAGTTTGCATATTTCACAG TATTGCTGAGGACAAGGTTATTTTTTCAGCAGTAGATGgcgaattttctttctttcaggaGCATGCTGAAGAAGAAAGTCAATTTAAAGACTTTCGGCACTTGATTGAAAGTATTCAAAGTGAAGGAGCATCATCTAATTCAGATGTTGAATTTTATTCCAAGTTATGCACACATGCTGATCATATAATGGAAACCATACAGAGGCATTTCCATAATGAAGAAGTTCAG GTTCTTCCACTTGCAAGAAAGCACTTTAGCTTTAGAAGGCAATGTGAGCTTTTGTATCAAAGCTTATGCATGATGCCTCTGAAATTGATTGAGCGTGTCCTGCCATGGTTGGTAGGATCTTTAACTCAAGATGAAGCGAAGATGTTTCAGAGAAATATGCAGTTGGCAG CTCCAGCAACAGATTCTGCTCTTGTCACACTCTTCTGTGGATGGGCTTGCAAGGCTCGTAATGAAGGTCTGTGTTTGTCTTCAGGTGCATCAGGTTGTTGTCCTGCTCAAAGACTTTCAGATATTGAAGAAAACATTGGTTGGCCATCCTGTGCTTGTGCATCTGCATTATCTAATAGTCATGTATTAGCTGAATCAGGTGGGAACAATAGACCAGTCAAGAGAAACATATCGGAGTTGCACAAAAATGAAGATCTACCTGAAACTTCAGAGGCTGAAGATATTCAGAAACAATGTTGTAGTGCACGGCCTTGTTGTGTGCCAGGTTTAGGAGTAAGTAGTAACAATTTAGGGCTGAGTTCTCTTTCTACAGCCAAGTCCTTACGGTCCTTGTCTTTCAGCTCTTCTGCCCCATCTCTTAATTCCAGTCTTTTCATATGGGAAACAGAGAGCAGCTCATGCAATGTTGGATCTACACAAAGACCAATTGATACCATATTTAAATTCCATAAAGCTATACGCAAAGACTTGGAGTATCTAGATGTTGAATCTGGAAAGCTGAGTGATGGTGATGAGACAATTCTTCGGCAATTTAATGGAAGATTTCGTCTTTTGTGGGGTTTGTATAGAGCTCATAGTAATGCTGAAGATGAGATAGTATTTCCAGCTTTAGAATCCAAAGAGGCACTTCATAATGTGAGTCATTCGTACATGCTGGACCATAAGCAGGAAGAACAATTGTTTGAGGATATTTCCTGTGTTCTTTCAGAGTTTTCTGTCCTTCATGAAGCCTTGCAGATGACCCATATGTCAGACAATTTAACTGAGAGTAATTTTGGAACCTCTGATGCTAATAATAGTGATGatatcaaaaaatataatgaacttGCTACTAAGCTTCAGGGGATGTGCAAATCCATAAGAGTCACCCTGGATCAGCATCTTTTCAGAGAAGAATGCGAACTGTGGCCATTGTTTGGGAGACATTTCACTGTAGAGGAACAAGACAAGATAGTGGGTCGGATAATTGGAACAACAGGTGCTGAAGTTCTCCAATCAATGTTACCATGGGTAACGTCTGCACTTACTCAGgatgaacaaaacaaaatgatggaTACATGGAAGCAGGCAACTAAGAACACTATGTTCAATGAATGGCTTAGTGAATGCTGGAAAGAGAGTCCAGTGTCTACAGCACAGACAGAAACATCAGATCATATCACTTCTCAGAGAG GTGCTGAATATCAAGAAAGCTTGGACCACAATGATCAGATGTTCAAGCCAGGTTGGAAAGACATATTTCGGATGAATCAGAATGAACTTGAGTCAGAGATCCGCAAGGTATATCGAGACTCAACTCTTGATCCAAGGAGAAAAGCATATCTTGTGCAGAATCTAATGACAAG TCGATGGATAGCTGCCCAGCAGAAATCACCTAAAGCTTTATCTGAAGGATCATCTAACAGTGTAGAAATAGAAGGACTCTCACCATCATTTCGGGACCCAGGGAAACATGTATTTGGGTGTGAGCACTATAAGAGAAATTGCAAGCTTCGGGCTGCATGTTGTGGCAAGTTATTTACttgcagattttgtcatgaCAATGTCCGCGATCACTCTATGGATAG aaaAGCAACATCAGAAATGATGTGTATGCGCTGCCTGAATATACAGCCAATAGGGCCCCTATGCATAACACCTTCATGTAATGGGTTTTCAATGGCAAAGTACTATTGCAATATATGCAAATTTTTTGATGATGAAag GAATGTATATCATTGCCCATTTTGCAATTTATGCCGTGTTGGACAAGGGCTTGGTATTGATTATTTTCATTGCATGAAGTGCAATTGTTGCCTGGGGATTAAATCATCATCTCATAAGTGCCTGGAGAAAGGTTTAGAAATGAACTGCCCAATTTGTTGTGATGACCTGTTCACTTCAAGTGCCACAGTCAGAGCTCTACCTTGTGGCCACTATATGCATTCTGCTTGCTTCCAG GCATACACGTGTAGTCACTACACATGTCCAATCTGCAGCAAGTCATTGGGAGATATGGCG GTTTACTTTGGTATGCTTGATGCCCTATTGGCTGCTGAGGAACTTCCTGAAGAGTACAAGGACCGGTGTCAG GACATACTCTGCCATGACTGTGATCGGAAGGGCACTTCACGCTTCCACTGGTTGTACCACAAATGTGGATTTTGTGGCTCTTACAATACCCGGGTTATCAAATGTGAGACGTCAAATTCCAGCTGCTCTTAG
- the LOC100803002 gene encoding zinc finger protein BRUTUS isoform X5 produces MMKVFQESWHPAQELCRRQLVNTWQRKRSSIPVNMMAEFLPWLSTSISPDESQDMQNCLIKIVPQEKLLQKVVFSWMEGRSSINTIETCVNHSQVQCSSRSLTHQVEKVNCACESTTTGKRKHSESMIDVSDTTGTHPIDEILLWHNAIKKELSEIAVEARNIQHSGDFTNLSAFNERFQFIAEVCIFHSIAEDKVIFSAVDGEFSFFQEHAEEESQFKDFRHLIESIQSEGASSNSDVEFYSKLCTHADHIMETIQRHFHNEEVQVLPLARKHFSFRRQCELLYQSLCMMPLKLIERVLPWLVGSLTQDEAKMFQRNMQLAAPATDSALVTLFCGWACKARNEGLCLSSGASGCCPAQRLSDIEENIGWPSCACASALSNSHVLAESGGNNRPVKRNISELHKNEDLPETSEAEDIQKQCCSARPCCVPGLGVSSNNLGLSSLSTAKSLRSLSFSSSAPSLNSSLFIWETESSSCNVGSTQRPIDTIFKFHKAIRKDLEYLDVESGKLSDGDETILRQFNGRFRLLWGLYRAHSNAEDEIVFPALESKEALHNVSHSYMLDHKQEEQLFEDISCVLSEFSVLHEALQMTHMSDNLTESNFGTSDANNSDDIKKYNELATKLQGMCKSIRVTLDQHLFREECELWPLFGRHFTVEEQDKIVGRIIGTTGAEVLQSMLPWVTSALTQDEQNKMMDTWKQATKNTMFNEWLSECWKESPVSTAQTETSDHITSQRGAEYQESLDHNDQMFKPGWKDIFRMNQNELESEIRKVYRDSTLDPRRKAYLVQNLMTSRWIAAQQKSPKALSEGSSNSVEIEGLSPSFRDPGKHVFGCEHYKRNCKLRAACCGKLFTCRFCHDNVRDHSMDRKATSEMMCMRCLNIQPIGPLCITPSCNGFSMAKYYCNICKFFDDERNVYHCPFCNLCRVGQGLGIDYFHCMKCNCCLGIKSSSHKCLEKGLEMNCPICCDDLFTSSATVRALPCGHYMHSACFQAYTCSHYTCPICSKSLGDMAVYFGMLDALLAAEELPEEYKDRCQDILCHDCDRKGTSRFHWLYHKCGFCGSYNTRVIKCETSNSSCS; encoded by the exons ATGATGAAAGTTTTCCAAGAGAGTTGGCATCCTGCACAGGAGCTTTGCAGACGTCAGTTAGTCAACACATGGCAAAGGAAGAGGAGCAG TATTCCTGTGAATATGATGGCCGAATTTCTACCATGGCTTTCAACATCTATATCACCTGATGAATCTCAGGATATGCAAAATTGCTTAATCAAGATAGTGCCACAGGAAAAACTCCTTCAGAAG GTCGTTTTCTCCTGGATGGAAGGAAGAAGTAGCATTAACACAATTGAAACTTGTGTAAATCATTCTCAAGTTCAATGTAGTTCTAGGTCATTAACCCATCAGGTTGAGAAAGTAAACTGTGCTTGTGAATCCACAACAACGGGAAAAAGGAAACATTCTGAATCTATGATAGATGTTTCTGATACCACTGGAACACATCCTATAGATGAAATATTGCTCTGGCataatgcaataaaaaaagagttaagtGAGATAGCAGTGGAGGCCAGAAATATACAGCACTCTGGAGATTTTACTAATCTATCTGCTTTTAACGAAAGATTTCAATTCATAGCTGAAGTTTGCATATTTCACAG TATTGCTGAGGACAAGGTTATTTTTTCAGCAGTAGATGgcgaattttctttctttcaggaGCATGCTGAAGAAGAAAGTCAATTTAAAGACTTTCGGCACTTGATTGAAAGTATTCAAAGTGAAGGAGCATCATCTAATTCAGATGTTGAATTTTATTCCAAGTTATGCACACATGCTGATCATATAATGGAAACCATACAGAGGCATTTCCATAATGAAGAAGTTCAG GTTCTTCCACTTGCAAGAAAGCACTTTAGCTTTAGAAGGCAATGTGAGCTTTTGTATCAAAGCTTATGCATGATGCCTCTGAAATTGATTGAGCGTGTCCTGCCATGGTTGGTAGGATCTTTAACTCAAGATGAAGCGAAGATGTTTCAGAGAAATATGCAGTTGGCAG CTCCAGCAACAGATTCTGCTCTTGTCACACTCTTCTGTGGATGGGCTTGCAAGGCTCGTAATGAAGGTCTGTGTTTGTCTTCAGGTGCATCAGGTTGTTGTCCTGCTCAAAGACTTTCAGATATTGAAGAAAACATTGGTTGGCCATCCTGTGCTTGTGCATCTGCATTATCTAATAGTCATGTATTAGCTGAATCAGGTGGGAACAATAGACCAGTCAAGAGAAACATATCGGAGTTGCACAAAAATGAAGATCTACCTGAAACTTCAGAGGCTGAAGATATTCAGAAACAATGTTGTAGTGCACGGCCTTGTTGTGTGCCAGGTTTAGGAGTAAGTAGTAACAATTTAGGGCTGAGTTCTCTTTCTACAGCCAAGTCCTTACGGTCCTTGTCTTTCAGCTCTTCTGCCCCATCTCTTAATTCCAGTCTTTTCATATGGGAAACAGAGAGCAGCTCATGCAATGTTGGATCTACACAAAGACCAATTGATACCATATTTAAATTCCATAAAGCTATACGCAAAGACTTGGAGTATCTAGATGTTGAATCTGGAAAGCTGAGTGATGGTGATGAGACAATTCTTCGGCAATTTAATGGAAGATTTCGTCTTTTGTGGGGTTTGTATAGAGCTCATAGTAATGCTGAAGATGAGATAGTATTTCCAGCTTTAGAATCCAAAGAGGCACTTCATAATGTGAGTCATTCGTACATGCTGGACCATAAGCAGGAAGAACAATTGTTTGAGGATATTTCCTGTGTTCTTTCAGAGTTTTCTGTCCTTCATGAAGCCTTGCAGATGACCCATATGTCAGACAATTTAACTGAGAGTAATTTTGGAACCTCTGATGCTAATAATAGTGATGatatcaaaaaatataatgaacttGCTACTAAGCTTCAGGGGATGTGCAAATCCATAAGAGTCACCCTGGATCAGCATCTTTTCAGAGAAGAATGCGAACTGTGGCCATTGTTTGGGAGACATTTCACTGTAGAGGAACAAGACAAGATAGTGGGTCGGATAATTGGAACAACAGGTGCTGAAGTTCTCCAATCAATGTTACCATGGGTAACGTCTGCACTTACTCAGgatgaacaaaacaaaatgatggaTACATGGAAGCAGGCAACTAAGAACACTATGTTCAATGAATGGCTTAGTGAATGCTGGAAAGAGAGTCCAGTGTCTACAGCACAGACAGAAACATCAGATCATATCACTTCTCAGAGAG GTGCTGAATATCAAGAAAGCTTGGACCACAATGATCAGATGTTCAAGCCAGGTTGGAAAGACATATTTCGGATGAATCAGAATGAACTTGAGTCAGAGATCCGCAAGGTATATCGAGACTCAACTCTTGATCCAAGGAGAAAAGCATATCTTGTGCAGAATCTAATGACAAG TCGATGGATAGCTGCCCAGCAGAAATCACCTAAAGCTTTATCTGAAGGATCATCTAACAGTGTAGAAATAGAAGGACTCTCACCATCATTTCGGGACCCAGGGAAACATGTATTTGGGTGTGAGCACTATAAGAGAAATTGCAAGCTTCGGGCTGCATGTTGTGGCAAGTTATTTACttgcagattttgtcatgaCAATGTCCGCGATCACTCTATGGATAG aaaAGCAACATCAGAAATGATGTGTATGCGCTGCCTGAATATACAGCCAATAGGGCCCCTATGCATAACACCTTCATGTAATGGGTTTTCAATGGCAAAGTACTATTGCAATATATGCAAATTTTTTGATGATGAAag GAATGTATATCATTGCCCATTTTGCAATTTATGCCGTGTTGGACAAGGGCTTGGTATTGATTATTTTCATTGCATGAAGTGCAATTGTTGCCTGGGGATTAAATCATCATCTCATAAGTGCCTGGAGAAAGGTTTAGAAATGAACTGCCCAATTTGTTGTGATGACCTGTTCACTTCAAGTGCCACAGTCAGAGCTCTACCTTGTGGCCACTATATGCATTCTGCTTGCTTCCAG GCATACACGTGTAGTCACTACACATGTCCAATCTGCAGCAAGTCATTGGGAGATATGGCG GTTTACTTTGGTATGCTTGATGCCCTATTGGCTGCTGAGGAACTTCCTGAAGAGTACAAGGACCGGTGTCAG GACATACTCTGCCATGACTGTGATCGGAAGGGCACTTCACGCTTCCACTGGTTGTACCACAAATGTGGATTTTGTGGCTCTTACAATACCCGGGTTATCAAATGTGAGACGTCAAATTCCAGCTGCTCTTAG